The Aedes albopictus strain Foshan chromosome 1, AalbF5, whole genome shotgun sequence genomic interval tctgcaagcaagcattaGATTGGAACCAAGCAGGACACCGCAGAAAAGTCATACCCAGAGGTCaatggcggtgcagcctcaacaacgaaatcaagcaagtcgacaagccattttttttttgtttttattaacgtgtattttaacttaaatgctaattccacACTTACGACAGGCGAttacgggcaatcgcccaggatgcagatctttcaattcggcctgcaccaccgtgggtgctcaggactgaaagtaagatgCTCTTTCGAATTTgcagttcaacattgcactcgaagaatCGATTAGAaggtctggcgtgcagaggaatggaacTATCATCACACGATCGCATGTGCTCCTAGGCTTTACGGACGATACTTATCTcacctctgaagagagagatacagcgaggataggcttgacgattaactttaTACCAAGACGAGGTACATGATAGTGGGAGGAGACGGAGGCAggtctagtggtgttagtgctgagataTTGATAGatagggatgtgtttgaagttgttgaaaaatttctttattttggaacacttgtgacatgtgacaatagcgtttcccgtgaagtgaacaggcgtattgcagctgcaaatagggccttttacgatTTTCGTAGCCAGCTTAAGTCCCGTAGCTTGCAAACGAAGTTCGCtctatataagacgctgattcttcggtcaagaaacgtggacgttgaaggAGGTAGACTGAAAATCTTTTGGAGTTTTtaacgcaaagtgctgcggacaaatCTCGGTGGGAATCAAGAAAatagagtgtggcgcagacgcatgaatcacggcTTGTATCAAGTGTACAAAAATGCAAATACGGCAAACTTCAataggctggacacgtagtgcgaatgtcggtagaaagaatagcgaaaacaatattcagcagagaaccaagtAGAGGTCGGCGACTTCGTGAGCGGTCGCAAATGCGctgctgcacgcggttgaaaaaaaatctgcgatcccTACCCGTTCGAGGAaattggaggaacatcgcccaagaccgacgaagatggtgctcaaCTATATGcttggcgttggagtaaagttactttgtagccaataaGATATCATGGAAGGTAAACAGAATACCGTCCTCgtttgagtgtaatcagttttgtacttttCATATTCGCCCTCTTATGTTTATCCTTTGTTGTACTACCACGCGACTACCACTTGCAGTCTTCCTCAGTGTGAGTTATGGTTCTGTAACCCCACTCGAACGAAACAAACAATATAGAAATGTGGATTGCAAGATTAAACCACCTTTTTGTGATTCCCACAGAACTAGTGAAACTTGTTACTGTCAGTTACTGATTGCCGACGTAGCATTCTAATTAAGAACAAGATTGATTAAATGACGAACACAACAACATaatcaaacaaacaaacataAACATCGTGTCCGTAGTGAATCAGTCATTTCATTTGATAACAACAGTAACGAATTAGCAGTGCCTCAAGCATGAAGCTGTTGCTTGGAATTTGGTGAGTACGGTGATCATCTACGTCTCATTCAGCGCGAACCAAAACCACTGCTCTCAGTTTATTTCTAGTAGGAGTTGCTGCTTCGACGCATACCTTACCAAGAGAATCAGGACCGATGTTATCATGTCTAGAGAATAGCCACGATCAAGCGTATCACATTGAAAATCTTCTTGTGGAACCCACGGCACTTCTAGATGGACTTTCCTTTCCCGATGTGCCTGTGCTCTATCTGGACAATAGCACAACTTCATACTTCTCCCCACAACTGATGGAAAAAGTCCAGAACTCCACCGAAAGCCTCTTCATACTGGATGGAATAGTCGCAAAAGTGTATCTCAAGCCGACCCTCAAGGCCTTAACCGTTCTACGTGCCGTCACCTCAGAAGTCCTCATCGATCCCGTCGACAATCATCGATTGGAAATCCTGGACATTGAAGGTCGCCTCAAATCCATCCCGGACAACATTCGTCACTTAAAAAAGCTGGTCACTTTGGACTTGTGCCAAAATCAAATTACCAGCTGGAATCTGAACGACCTGGAAGGACTTGATCACCTCCGTAAGCTAAACTTGGGTCACAATCAAATCGGATCGATCATCTCTACTAAGGAAATGCATCTCCCGGCTTTGAAGGAACTGTTCCTCCATGGTAACCGAATCACAACGTTGGATTTGACTCACTTGAAAGCGGATCGTTTGGAGCGGCTGTATTTGTCACATTATTGGCTGACAATAGTTAAAGGTCTCCTGGAGCGCTACAGCCAGCTGAGACGTGTAGATTTGCACGGAAATGACTGGAAGTGTGTGTGGTTGAGGCGTGCACTGGATGTGCTTGAGAAGGCGGGAGTGGAATCGTTAAACTATCTACCGATCGGGGTATGCGACGAGAGAGGAAGTGTGAAGGTTGACTCAATCAGTTGTGATTAGCTCGTTGATGGGTGATTATAGTAAACGTATATGCTTCATTTTAGTGATGATGCATTGAAAGGAACATGGCTTATTGTTTTTGTTaccataaaaagaaaaaaaaaagcttagTAATAGCACAAATTGGAGAGTTTTCGAGTTGACGGGGTTCAGTTTATCtacgttcagttttttttttccgatGCTGGTCTAGATCACCgacatggccataactccggaagaCATTGATCAATCCGGAtcttttttaatagcaaacaatgcggtaaaactcCAGTTCGATTCGTGTTAAAATCTGAAAAATCAGCCAATGGGATGTCCCTTAAAAGTGACTGAACttcttttgcgcacagacatacatacatacatactcacatacAGACATcttctcaattcgttgaactgagttgattggtatatgtgactagaCCCTTCAAGCCTTCTAGCGAAAATTTGTTTTTAGATGAACATATTCAATACACTTTGGTTCACGAGGaagaaaaaactttaaaaaactcAAAGAACATTATACCTTTAAATGTTGAGGGCTTGTTGGACTGAAGAAATAAGTTCAAATCGATGAACAAAACAATCATGCATATAAAATAATTCAAACTCATATTCATCCATATTTCATTTGGTTAACGTTCATATCCCCATTCATCAGATCTAAAGTTCTAAAGTCATCatagcaaaaataataactaaataatTGGATCAACCACCCTTTCATCGTGCACCAGCTGTTCTCGTTAGTTTAATTAGCCATAGGAAATTACTCGCTTGACCAACACTAGTCTCTTTAAAGCATATACTCCACTTGATACATATAGCCAGATACAGCTGCAGTAGAGCCACCGCAATTAGAACTTTTATAGGTACTCACTAAGACCGAACCGATATCCTAatcgaatttaataaaattcttccATCCCTTTGCTCTCTGTCGGAATTTCCTCTCCCCTCGGACAACAGGAATCGATGAAGTATCGCATCTGCATCGAGTTAACACATGCACCACATACATAAGCACCCGGCGGAAGACCAACCTGAACTTGCATCAACAGGTAGGTAACTCTATAGACGTATAAGGTAACTTCCCTTCCGACCGACATATAGCAAACAAGGGTGGGTCATACGAGGGACCGTTAAGTGGTTCCAGCATAAATAAACGTAAAATAACCATAAATTTCACAGGAAGTTCATCAAGGAATTGCTTTCTTGATTCTAATAGGAATCTTTaacaaattcctcttggaattccaccagaaattcctctaggaattccaccaggaatttctctaggagtgccACCATTGTTTGctgtttgaattccactaagaatttctctaggaattccatttggaattttgccaggaattgctcttgaaatccctcttggaattcctcttagaattcctcttgatattccaccAGGTATTACTTTTGGAAGTGCACCAGGAATAACTcttggaattctatcaggaattccccttggaattttaccaggaatttcaccagcaattcctcctctaggaattcctccaggaattcctctaggaattcctccaggaattcctctaggaattcctctaggaattcctccaggaattgctctaggaatccctcttaagaattccta includes:
- the LOC109410165 gene encoding platelet glycoprotein Ib alpha chain; this translates as MKLLLGICLFLVGVAASTHTLPRESGPMLSCLENSHDQAYHIENLLVEPTALLDGLSFPDVPVLYLDNSTTSYFSPQLMEKVQNSTESLFILDGIVAKVYLKPTLKALTVLRAVTSEVLIDPVDNHRLEILDIEGRLKSIPDNIRHLKKLVTLDLCQNQITSWNLNDLEGLDHLRKLNLGHNQIGSIISTKEMHLPALKELFLHGNRITTLDLTHLKADRLERLYLSHYWLTIVKGLLERYSQLRRVDLHGNDWKCVWLRRALDVLEKAGVESLNYLPIGVCDERGSVKVDSISCD